The genomic interval TATTTTCCCGGGTGTGAGGCGGCGGCATGGGCGGATCCCAATTCCACATTCAGCCAGCGGTCCACCAGTTTCTGCAGACATGCCTGGCCGCAAAGATGTTTCGCCGTGGAGTCATGCGCCAGCATATTTTCCCAGGGATAGATTTTTAGCATCTGGCGTTCCGGCGCCTCGGCATGAGGGCTAAACGGCTCGCTCCATGCGAGCCACCAGTGGTCTACCGTGCTTTTTTGCTTGCCGCAGATGTCGCAATTAAAAGTCTCGGTCCAGGTCAACGGAGGCACCCCATCCTTGGGTTGGACTTTCCTCATGAAGGTAGCCTACATCAGCAGAAGGGCGCAATAAGCGATTTTTCACCTGAAAATGCCCTGAAATTCCCATATTTCATAGATGTGTGGGAGTGAGTCTCTCTTTTGCACAGCTATCCACAGGAGTTCCACAAACTTTTTGTGTTTCGTTCATCTCCCGGCAACAATCGTACGCTACGATTAAGCTGCAAATACGCGGTAAAACCAAATTTCTAGGTTGCATTTAACCCATTGATGACTATTATGGGTGCCCTAGATTCTACCGGGTCCCGCCATGCTGAAGTCCTTCACAGGAGAGAGAGAATGATGTCACGCTTTTGGAGTTCAATTCAACGGCTGCTCACAGTAGCGCTGTTCGCCGCAACCTGCGGCGCGCTGCTCTACGCCCAGTCCACTACTGATGGCGCCATCGGTGGAACGGTTTACGACACCAACGGAGCTGTGGTCGCAAACGCGAAGATCGTTGTGCGCAACAATGGCACAAACGCCGAAACAACGATCACAACGGATGGCTCGGGCTTCTTCCGGGTCACCAAACTGCAGCCCGGCACATACACCGTCACAGTCAGCCAGCAGGGCTTCGCGTCATTTAAGTCTGAGCAAGTCATCGTGCAAGTTGGAAGCGTGACTGAACTCTCGCCCCACATGGCCATTGGCAGCAGCACGGAGACGGTGGACGTAAGCGCAGAAGCGCCGCAGATCAATACCACTTCCCCGGAGTTCGCTCCAACGTTTAACCAGACGGCAATTGCCAACCTGCCGATTAACGGCGGGCGCTGGTCGAGTTTCGCGATTCTGACGCCGGGCGTAGTCAGCGATTCCAGCGGCTTCGGTCTGCTTAGCTTCCGTGGTATGAGCACGCTGCTCAACAACAACACGGTGGACGGCGCCGATAACAACCAGGCCTTCTTCTCGGAAGAGCGCGGCCGTACCCGCGCGGGCTATTCCACACCGCAGCTTGCCGTGGACGAATTTCAGGTCAACACTTCCAACTATTCATCTGAATATGGCCGTTCCGCCGGTGGCGTGATCAATACCGTTACCAAGAGCGGCACCAACAGTCTGCATGGCGAAGTTGACCTGTTTGACCGTGACAATGTTTGGGGAGCCAGCAATGAGTTCACCAAGATTGCGGTCCAGACCTCGCCCGGCAACTTCACCCAGCAGCCTTTCAAGCCCACCGATTGGCGCAAGCGCGTAGCCGGCCAAGTTGGCGGCCCGGCCATTAAGGACAAGGTTTTTTACTCACTGACCTTTGACTGGTATGACCGGAACTTCCCCGGCACGGCAGTTGCCAGTAACCCTGGCGCGTTCTTTGCGCAGCAGTTTGATGGTAGTGACGGAGTGCACGCGGCATCGGCCAACGTCATTCAACTGGCGAAGAACTTGAACCACATCACCACCGCGCCGACTCAGGCCCAGCTTACCCAGGCCCTGGGTGTGTACAACAACGGCTTGGCTGGCCTGAACACCATGCTCGGCCCGGTGTCTCGCGATGGCGAACAGTACATCATCTATCCTAAGATTGATTGGCAGATCGGCCAGAAAAATCATGCATCGTTCTCTTTGAACCGTATGCGCTGGGAGTCGCCCGCCGGCATTCAGACACAGGCCACCAACACATTTGGCATTGCCAGCTTCGGCAATGACTTCGTGAAGGACACCTGGGGCGTCGCCAAACTGGATACGATGATTTCAAGCACCATCAACAACGAAGCGCGTTTCCAATATGGCCGTGACTTCGAATTTGAAAACAACCAGCCGGCAACTCCTTATGAGCAGAGCAACCTGCTGAATACACCTACTTTCACCAATCCGTTAGGATTGCCGCCGCAGGTTTCCATCACCAACGGGTTTACCTTTGGCACACCGAACTTCCTGCTGCGTCCCAACTTCCCGGATGAATCACGCATGCAGATTGCTGACACGGTGAACTGGACCCATGGCCGGCACAATCTGAAATTTGGTCTTGATTTCAGCCATGTCACGGATAACTCCCAGAACCTGTTCCAGCAATTCGGTCAGTACAGCTATTCCAACCTCGTCAATTACCTCACGGATCTGAATGTGACCAATGGTTGCGCAGGTAAACAGTGCTACTCCTCATACAACCAGGCGTTCGGCCCATTGGGTCTTGAGTTCAATACCAATGACTACTCCTTCTTCGCTCAGGACGACTGGAAAGTAACGTCACGCTTGAGCGTCTCTTTGGGGCTTCGTTGGGAAAAGGAACAGCTGCCTGATACGTTCAGCAACTTCGTGAACACGAAGTTCGCAGCGACTCAGTCGCTTCCTTCAGACAACAACAATTGGGGACCTCGTGCCGGATTCGCGTTTGATGTGTTTGGAAACGGCAAAACAGTGGTCCGTGGCGGCTATGGCGTTTATTACGCCCGCGTAATCAATTCCACGATCTTTAATGCGCTCATCAATACGGGATCGCTGAATGGCCAGTTGTCATTCACATTCCTGCCGGGCGCAGCCGGATCGCCGAATTTCCCGAGAATCGTGGGAGCGGCGCCAACCACCGCTGTGAAGCCGAACATCGTATTCTTCGATCCGAACTTCCAGATGCCGCAGATTCGCCAGTCTGATTTCGCCATTGAGCAGAATCTAGGCTGGGGTACTTCGCTATCTGTGAGCTACCTCGGTAGCTTTGGCCGTCAACTGCCAAGCTTCGTAGACACAAACCTAAATCGGCCAACCGCCTCCGTCACCTACCGCGTACTCAACGGTGGACCGCTCGGAGCCGCAGGTACCTTCACAACGCCTCTGTTCACCGGGGCCCGTCCGAATGCGAACTTTGGCGCGACCACGGACATCTTTAGTGGCGTTATCAGCAACTACCAGGCCCTGGCAGTTGAGCTGAAGCACCGGATGAATCACCACATCCAGTTCTATGCTAACTACACTTGGTCACATGCTCTGGATAATGGCGTAAATGGCCAGACGTTTACCGCCACCAACTCGTTGCTGAATCCTTTCAACCTGAACGGCGAATACGGCAACTCGATTTACAATGTACCGAGCCGCTTCACGCTCACCACGGTCATGGAGTCTCCGTGGAAGGCTACTGGCTGGGCAAAGTATCTGGTTGAGGGCTGGAGCTTCTCCCCCATCTATCAGATCCAGAGCGGATTGCCTTACTCGGCATTTGTGAGCGGCAACTCCCCGAATCCATCCGCAGCCAACCCCTTGACCTCAACCGGTATCAACGGCTCCGGCGGCACCAACCGTATCGACATTGGTCGCAATACATTCAGTCAGCCAATCAATTGGATCGCCGATGTCCGTCTCTCCAAGCACTTCAAGTTCACGGAAAGATACGACGTTGAGTTGTTGACCGATTTCTTCAACATCGCCAACAAACAGAACGTATCTGGCGTGAATACAACTGCCTATTTTGTCTCAACTGGTACGGTTGCTACGGCCAACGGAAACGTAACCTGCAGCGCCGCAGCTCCCTGTCTGAACTTCAACGTGGATAACACTTTCAATCCACTGTTCGGTTCAACCACAAATACCAATAGCAACTTCGTCTACTCGCCCCGTCAGGTCCAGATTGGAGCGAAGATTAGGTTCTAGCTTGCGGCAAATCTATCACAACTTGCGCGGCAGCTTCGGCTGCCGCGTTTTTATGACCCGAGGCTTCGTGAAAAAAATCATCGCTATTGTCCTGCTGGCGCTTCTTCCGGTCCAACTTCTTGCCTGGGGACCCAAAGGCCATGCCATAGTTGCCGATATCGCGGCATCTCGTCTTACGCCTGCCACCAAACAGAATCTCCAGCTTCTTCTGGGCTCTGACTCGCTGGCTTCTATCGCAAGCTGGGCCGATTCAGTAAGAAAAGAGCGAGACGAAAGCTACGATTGGCACTTTGTCGATATTCCGAAAGACGCTCCAGGTTTTTCCGAGGAGCGTGACTGCTTTCGTCCGCAGGACAAACATAAGGATGCGCTCACTGACCATCACAACTGCGTGGTGGACCGGATCGAAATGTTTCAACAGACCTTGGGCGATGAAAGAGCCTCTCGGGCCGACCGTCTGGAGGCACTCAAGTGGCTCGTCCACTTTGTGGGCGACCTCCATCAGCCGTTGCATGCCATTGACGAAGCTCGCGGCGGCAATGACATTAAGCTCGCGGTCTTCGGCTCGCCCAAGTGCGGCGATTATGATTGCAATCTGCATTGGGCCTGGGACACGCTTCTGCTGGAACACACCGGCTATTCAGAAGAAGAATATGTTGGGCGGCTGAACACGTTGATCGCGCAAAAACACCTGGAAAATCAGGCAGCAGGAACGCCGGTGGATTGGGCCAATGAATCGCATGTCCAGGCCAGGCACATCATGGAAGCAAAGCCTGCCGCCATCGATGACGCTTACTTTCAGGCAAACATCGAACTTGTAAATCAGAAGCTGGCGCTTGCCGGACTAAGGTTGGCGGCCCTGCTCAATAGCACGCTGGGCAAAGCGCCCGCCGCAAGAGTCAGTGGCCTTGCGCAACCTGCGGGCCAGGAGCGCTAATTGTGAAAAGCGGCTGCTCACGCATTCCCTCTGCTCTCATACATTGGTTTTGTGCGATGAGTGTCTGCGTGGCGTTACTTTCTCCGGCTGTTAGCGCTGAACAGAAGAAACATATGCCGGCAGCAGAAGAGTTGCCCACCGGCATGAGCATCACGCCGCTGGCAGCGCGCGGATCAACGCTGCAGCCTCTGAACCCCGGCTTGCCCGATCTTCCTGACTTCACGGTGGACCATCCGATATCAACCGCCGTTAGCCCGGATGGCGGCACGCTGTTGATTCTCACCAGCGGCTATAACCGCAACAATGATGCGAAGGGCAAAGCGATTCCGGCGCAGACCAGCGAGTATGTTTTTGTCTTCGATGTTCGTCAGCCAAAACCGGTGCAACGGCGAGCGTTGCGTGTCCCTAACGCATACGTGGGGCTGGCGTGGGCGCCCAATGGCTCGCGTTTTTATGTTGGCGGCGGCAAAGACGACAATGTGCATATCTTCTCGCAGGAAAGCGACCACTGGAGCGAGACGGAAAAACCGATAGCGCTGGGCCACAAGACAGGTCTGGGAGTGGCTGATCGCTCGGAAACGAAAGTCACGCCGCCCGATCCAATGGTTGCCGGCGTTGCCGTGAGTCCAGACGGCAAGCGTTTGCTTGTCGCCAATCATCAAAATGATTCCGTCTCCCTCATCGACCTGGAAAGGAAACAGGTGATCGATGAACTTGACCTGCGACCGGGGAAAATCAATCCGGCGCAAAAGGGTGTGGCCGGAGGCGAATATCCGTTCGGCATAGTTTTTCTCGCCGACGATAAAGCCTATGTCTCCAGCCTGCGTGATCGCGAGATTATTGCGCTTTCACTGAAGCCAACGCTCACCGTCAGCGCAAGAATCAAAACGCATGGCCAGCCGGGAAAGCTGATCGTGAATCGCGCAGGTACGCTGCTGTTTGCCGCGGCTGACAATAGCGATTCAGTTGTCATCGTGGATACGGCAAAAGATAAGATCGTGGCGGAAATTAAGACCACGGCGCCCGCCGGTCTCTTTGCGAATCGTACCGGCTTTAAGGGCAGCAATCCCAACAGCCTGGCTCTCTCTCCTGACGAGAAGATGCTCTATGTGACAAATGGCGGCATGAACTCCGTGGCGGTGATCGCTTTAGATAAAGACGCCGATGACAGCCGCGTGGTCGGCCTGATCCCCACGGCCTGGTATCCAACTTCGGTCAGCGTGAGCAAGAACGGAGCAATGCTTTACATCGTCAATGGCAAGTCCATGCCGGGACCGAATCCGAAGGGGTGTCGCAAGACACTTACCACTGTTTCCAACAACAGTCCGTGTGCTGCCGCCGGTCAATATATTCTGCAACTGGAAAAAGGCGGCTTTGCTACAGTTCCGCGGCCTGACGCGGCGGAACTGCGTGCGCTCACGCAGCAGGTCGCCCGCAACAATCACTTCGCCGCGCCGGCAGATGATCCCAAAGGCCGCCAGCTTTTCGCATTCCTGCGCCAACATATCAAGCACGTGATTTACATCGTGAAAGAGAACCGTAGTTATGACCAGGTCCTGGGCGATCTGGAAAAAGGTAATGGCGATCCTTCACTTACGCTGTTTCCCGAGGCCATGACGCCAAATCATCACGAACTGGCGCGGCGCTTTGTTACGCTCGATAATTTTTATGACAGCGGCGAAGTCAGCGGCGTGGGCTGGAACTGGAGTACGGCGGCGCGCACCACGGACGAAGTGGAACGGACCATCCCCGTTTATTACGCTTTCCGCGGCATGACGTATGACGTGGAAGGAATGAATCGCAATATCAATGTCGGGCTCGATTCGCCGCATGACCGCAATACGGAAAAGCTTGTCGATGCCGAAAACCAGATGCCCGGCCACGCTGATGTGGCGGCGCCAGACGGCCCTGAAGATGAGAGCGGCGCAGGCTATCTGTGGGACGGAGCTCTGCGGTCTGGGCTCAGCGTTCGCAACTATGGTTTCTTTATCGACCTGAGTCACTACAATCACATTCCCGGCGATGATCCGCCAATTCCGCTGCTGCACGATCCGGCAGCCAGCGGCACACGCGTTGCCACTGCGACCAAAGCGGATTTGCAGCAAGTCACCGATCCCTACTTCCGCGGCTTTGATCAGCGCTTTCCGGACTATTGGCGCTTCAAAGAATGGGAACGCGAGTTCAATGGATACGTCGCGCACGATAATCTGCCGAACCTGGAATTGGTGCGGCTCCCCCATGACCATCTCGGCTCGTTTGACGAAGCAGTAGACGGAGTCAACACCGTTGAGACGGAGATTGCCGACAATGATTACGCCGTGGGTTTGCTGGTGGAAAAAGTGGCGCGCAGCAAGTACGCCCAAGACACGCTGATTTTCGTCATCGAAGATGACGCGCAGAATGGCCCGGACCACGTGGATGCGCACCGCAGTCTGGCTTTGATCGCGGGACCATATGTGAAGCAGCGCGCGCTTATTTCAAAACGCTTCAACACTGTTACTTTGCTGCGGACGATGGAAGAAGTGCTGGGCATCAAGCCGCTGGGGCTGAATGACGCCTTGCAGCCGCCCATGTCTGAGGTCTTCTCCACGCGGCACGCCACATGGAATTACAAAGCCCGAGTGCCAGCAGTCTTAAGGTCGACCAAACTTCCGCTCCCCGCTGCAACAGCTGACAGTGGGCACGACGTAGTTGAAAGTGGTCACAATGCTGCTTACTGGGCTGGCAAAACAAAAGGCTTTGACTTTACCGGGGAAGACAAGCTGGATTCAGAAAGTTTCAACACGGTGCTATGGAAAGGGCTCAAGGGAGAATCGCAGCCATATCCCTCTGAGCGTGATGGCCGCGACTTGAGCAAACACCGGAAAAAGCTTTTGCGTGATCTCAGAAAAAACCGATAAGCATCGCCAGCGGCGAATACGTTATCATTACTCAAACGACAAGTGATGGCTGCAATCACCGTGCAAGGGTTGCGCGGTTCTGTTTTCGGCGCGACCGGAGCAGAGGTCGATTTGCCGCTTCCGGGTTCCCAGTCGCCAGTTGGATACGGCGCAACCAAAATAAGGATTATTACGCCCCAATATGAGTAGCTCGATGCCTCCTCAGCATGATCTCAGCTCGCTACGCATTGATGACCATTCGCGCCGCGGCTCCAAGACCGGCAAGCGGCTGGGATTGTTTGCCGCGGCTGTGGGCGTAGTTTTGTTACTGGGAAGCCTGCTGCTGGCGTTCCGGTCGCAAAAGCCCGTCGTTGAAGTGGCCACAGCCCGGCCGGCAACCGGAGCCAAAGCTGAGGCGCTGCTCAATGCCAGTGGCTACATTACGCCCCGGCGTCGCGCCACCGTTGCCGCAAAAGTCACCGGACGTGTGGAGCAGATTTATGCGGAAGAAGGTCTGCACGTGAAATCCGGCCAGGTGCTGGCGACTCTTGATTGTTCGCAGCCGAATGCCGCGCTAACGTCCGCCAAATCGGACCGAGACGCCACGGCTGCGGCGCTGGCTGATCTTGAGGTGCAGTCCGCCAATGCGGACCGCGAAGCAATGCGCGCGCAGGGCTTGCACACCGCCGGAGTCATCAGTCCACAGGCGCTCGACGCGGCCAAAACTACGGCGGAGAGTTTGCACTCCAAGATTGCGCTTACCAAGGAGCAGGTACGCGCCGCGGATTCGCGCATCGGCGTGGCCAAAGAGGATGCGGACAACTGCATTGTGCGTGCGCCATTTGACGGCATTGTGGTTTCTAAGGATGCGCAGCGCGGTGAAGTCGTATCTCCCATCTCTGCGGGCGGAGGATTCACGCGGACCGGAATCGCCACGCTGGTGGACATGAATTCGCTTGAAATTGAAGTGGACGTCAATGAATCGTACATTGCGCGAGTGCAGCAGGGACAGCGGGTGAGCGCAACGCTGGATGCTTATCCCGATCGAGAACTTCCTGCCAAAGTTCGCACGGTGATTCCAACGGCAGACAGGCAGAAAGCCACGGTGAAGGTACGCATCGCGTTTGACAAGCTTGATGACACCATTCTGCCCGACATGGGCGTGAAGGTGGCGTTCCTGAGCGCCGCTCCAGCGCCAGGAAAAAACGCGGGCAGTGAAGCGCGGGCGCTGGTGCCCAAGTCCGCTGTGCGCAACGATGGAGGAAAGCAGATTGTCTACCTTGTTCGCGACCAGAAATTGGAGCGGCGTGCCGTGAGCCTGGGCGCGGAGCGAGGCAGCGACATAGAGATCCTTGCTGGCCTTGCGCCGGGTGACAAACTGGTGGTGAAAGGCGCGGATACATTGCATGAAGGGCAAGCGGTGGAAGTGAAACAATAAGCAAGCAGCAGGAGGGACTTGGCAATGGTGCGTGTTGACGGAAGCGGACGCTCAAACAGCCTGATTAGTGCGCGCGGTCTAAGCAAGACTTATTCCCGCGGCGGCGAGCAGATACAAGTGTTGCAAGCCTTGAATCTTGACGTGGAAGCCGGCGAGTTTATTGCGTTCATGGGCCCCAGCGGCTCAGGCAAGACCACTCTGCTGAACCTTCTGGGCGGCCTGGATGTGCCTTCGGCGGGCAGCATCACGGTTGCCGGAGACGAAATCACCCACATGTCGCGCAGCCGGCTGACTCAATGGCGCGCGCGCCACGTGGGATTTGTTTTCCAGATGTACAACCTCATTCCCGTGCTCACTGCTTTTCAGAACGTCGAACTGCCACTGTTGTTGACGAGTCTTTCCAAGACGCAACGTCGTCAGCATGTGGAAACAGCCCTGGGAGTGGTTGGCCTCAGTGATCGCATTCACCACTATCCGCGCCAGCTTTCCGGCGGCCAGGAGCAGCGCGTGACCATTGCGCGCGCCATTGTTTCCGATCCCACGTTCCTGCTTTGCGACGAGCCCACAGGCGATCTTGACCGCAAGAGCGCGGACGAGATCATGGAATTGATTCTTCGGCTGGTGAAGGAATACAAGAAGACCGTGCTGATGGTGACGCACGACCCAGTCGTGGCCGCGCGGGCTGACGTGACGTTGCACCTGGAAAAAGGCGTGCTGGTGGAAGCCGACCGGCTGCAGACGGTTTCCAGTGGAGGTGTGCGATGAAATTCCTGGGCCTGATTCGCGCTAATTTGTTTCGCAAAAAGATTCGCTTCATCCTTACGATTGGATCGTTCGCGGTGGCACTGTTCCTCTTTGGCGTGCTCGCTGTGGTTCGGGTGGCTTTCAGCGGCGGCGTTGATATTGCCGGGGCCGATCGCCTGGTCGTCATCAACCGCACGTCCATTATCCAGCCGCTGCCGCTGGCATATGCGGACAAGATCAGGAGAATCCCGGGCGTGAAGGAGCTCACGTACGCCAATTGGTTCGGCGGCGTATATCAGGATGAACGGAATTTCTTTCCCCAGTTTGCGATGGATGTCGATAATTGGCGCAAGGTGTTTCCTGAGTTCGATATTCCAGAAGACCAGTGGCAGAACTATGTGAAAGACCGCCAGGGAGCAATCGCGGGCGCGGCCACTGCCAAGAGATTTGGCTGGAAAGTTGGCGATCGCATTCCCATCAAGGGAACTTTTCTTGGGGGCGTGTGGGAATTCAACCTCGATGGGATTTATCACGGCACGCGACAGGCGGATGACGAAACCCAGTTCTGGTTCCAATGGAAACGGTTCGAGGAACAGGTCCCTGCCCAGTACAAAGGCCACGTGGGCTGGTACACGGTAAAGGTTGACCATCCGGATGACTCATTGCGCATCTCCAAGGCCATTGATACTGAATTTGCCAACTCACCCTTTGAGACTCACACGGATACCGAGAAAGCCTTTGCCGCAGGATGGGTAAAACAGTTTGGCAATATTCAATTCTTGATCATGGCGATCGGCGGCGTGGTCTTTTTCACACTCTTACTGGTGACTGGGAACACCATGGCTATCGCTGTACGTGAGCGGACTGGCGAGCTTGCCGTGCTGAAGGCCGTGGGTTATTCAGATCGATTTGTCCTGCTCTTCGTGCTATTTGAATCGCTGCTGATCGCGATGATTGGCGGCGCTCTGGGTCTTGGTCTTGCCAAACTTTTCACTCTGGGCGGCGATCCCACGCGCGGGTTGCTACCTTTTTTCTTCC from Terriglobia bacterium carries:
- a CDS encoding TonB-dependent receptor, with amino-acid sequence MMSRFWSSIQRLLTVALFAATCGALLYAQSTTDGAIGGTVYDTNGAVVANAKIVVRNNGTNAETTITTDGSGFFRVTKLQPGTYTVTVSQQGFASFKSEQVIVQVGSVTELSPHMAIGSSTETVDVSAEAPQINTTSPEFAPTFNQTAIANLPINGGRWSSFAILTPGVVSDSSGFGLLSFRGMSTLLNNNTVDGADNNQAFFSEERGRTRAGYSTPQLAVDEFQVNTSNYSSEYGRSAGGVINTVTKSGTNSLHGEVDLFDRDNVWGASNEFTKIAVQTSPGNFTQQPFKPTDWRKRVAGQVGGPAIKDKVFYSLTFDWYDRNFPGTAVASNPGAFFAQQFDGSDGVHAASANVIQLAKNLNHITTAPTQAQLTQALGVYNNGLAGLNTMLGPVSRDGEQYIIYPKIDWQIGQKNHASFSLNRMRWESPAGIQTQATNTFGIASFGNDFVKDTWGVAKLDTMISSTINNEARFQYGRDFEFENNQPATPYEQSNLLNTPTFTNPLGLPPQVSITNGFTFGTPNFLLRPNFPDESRMQIADTVNWTHGRHNLKFGLDFSHVTDNSQNLFQQFGQYSYSNLVNYLTDLNVTNGCAGKQCYSSYNQAFGPLGLEFNTNDYSFFAQDDWKVTSRLSVSLGLRWEKEQLPDTFSNFVNTKFAATQSLPSDNNNWGPRAGFAFDVFGNGKTVVRGGYGVYYARVINSTIFNALINTGSLNGQLSFTFLPGAAGSPNFPRIVGAAPTTAVKPNIVFFDPNFQMPQIRQSDFAIEQNLGWGTSLSVSYLGSFGRQLPSFVDTNLNRPTASVTYRVLNGGPLGAAGTFTTPLFTGARPNANFGATTDIFSGVISNYQALAVELKHRMNHHIQFYANYTWSHALDNGVNGQTFTATNSLLNPFNLNGEYGNSIYNVPSRFTLTTVMESPWKATGWAKYLVEGWSFSPIYQIQSGLPYSAFVSGNSPNPSAANPLTSTGINGSGGTNRIDIGRNTFSQPINWIADVRLSKHFKFTERYDVELLTDFFNIANKQNVSGVNTTAYFVSTGTVATANGNVTCSAAAPCLNFNVDNTFNPLFGSTTNTNSNFVYSPRQVQIGAKIRF
- a CDS encoding S1/P1 nuclease is translated as MKKIIAIVLLALLPVQLLAWGPKGHAIVADIAASRLTPATKQNLQLLLGSDSLASIASWADSVRKERDESYDWHFVDIPKDAPGFSEERDCFRPQDKHKDALTDHHNCVVDRIEMFQQTLGDERASRADRLEALKWLVHFVGDLHQPLHAIDEARGGNDIKLAVFGSPKCGDYDCNLHWAWDTLLLEHTGYSEEEYVGRLNTLIAQKHLENQAAGTPVDWANESHVQARHIMEAKPAAIDDAYFQANIELVNQKLALAGLRLAALLNSTLGKAPAARVSGLAQPAGQER
- a CDS encoding efflux RND transporter periplasmic adaptor subunit; amino-acid sequence: MPPQHDLSSLRIDDHSRRGSKTGKRLGLFAAAVGVVLLLGSLLLAFRSQKPVVEVATARPATGAKAEALLNASGYITPRRRATVAAKVTGRVEQIYAEEGLHVKSGQVLATLDCSQPNAALTSAKSDRDATAAALADLEVQSANADREAMRAQGLHTAGVISPQALDAAKTTAESLHSKIALTKEQVRAADSRIGVAKEDADNCIVRAPFDGIVVSKDAQRGEVVSPISAGGGFTRTGIATLVDMNSLEIEVDVNESYIARVQQGQRVSATLDAYPDRELPAKVRTVIPTADRQKATVKVRIAFDKLDDTILPDMGVKVAFLSAAPAPGKNAGSEARALVPKSAVRNDGGKQIVYLVRDQKLERRAVSLGAERGSDIEILAGLAPGDKLVVKGADTLHEGQAVEVKQ
- a CDS encoding ABC transporter ATP-binding protein; amino-acid sequence: MVRVDGSGRSNSLISARGLSKTYSRGGEQIQVLQALNLDVEAGEFIAFMGPSGSGKTTLLNLLGGLDVPSAGSITVAGDEITHMSRSRLTQWRARHVGFVFQMYNLIPVLTAFQNVELPLLLTSLSKTQRRQHVETALGVVGLSDRIHHYPRQLSGGQEQRVTIARAIVSDPTFLLCDEPTGDLDRKSADEIMELILRLVKEYKKTVLMVTHDPVVAARADVTLHLEKGVLVEADRLQTVSSGGVR
- a CDS encoding FtsX-like permease family protein; translated protein: MKFLGLIRANLFRKKIRFILTIGSFAVALFLFGVLAVVRVAFSGGVDIAGADRLVVINRTSIIQPLPLAYADKIRRIPGVKELTYANWFGGVYQDERNFFPQFAMDVDNWRKVFPEFDIPEDQWQNYVKDRQGAIAGAATAKRFGWKVGDRIPIKGTFLGGVWEFNLDGIYHGTRQADDETQFWFQWKRFEEQVPAQYKGHVGWYTVKVDHPDDSLRISKAIDTEFANSPFETHTDTEKAFAAGWVKQFGNIQFLIMAIGGVVFFTLLLVTGNTMAIAVRERTGELAVLKAVGYSDRFVLLFVLFESLLIAMIGGALGLGLAKLFTLGGDPTRGLLPFFFLPGKAILAGLGVTLAVGAASGVIPAIGAMRLRVVDALRRV